A genomic segment from Luteolibacter ambystomatis encodes:
- a CDS encoding outer membrane lipoprotein-sorting protein → MLRALFATTVLAIANASAQDPDPARIMEGTRIATTLQQSDLHGNLSKNGVKTPVHLFLRGKDIQFAYDTGGTTQRFHLRLGDGKYDLFDVGADGKTTVFPAAKLTSPIAGTDLTYEDLSFQFFYWPNPKLEDIESVGGQDCYKIRLNKPAGSGGRYAVVYVWVHTKQGAFMRVRGFDKSGAMLKEFQVDEIMNVGNGVYTLKKMTVSSMAGDRRTGVTTLLFDKPQDAGGPKGLR, encoded by the coding sequence ATGCTCCGCGCCCTTTTCGCCACCACCGTACTGGCCATCGCCAATGCCTCCGCCCAGGACCCCGATCCCGCCCGGATCATGGAAGGCACCCGCATCGCGACCACCCTCCAGCAGAGCGACCTGCACGGCAATCTCTCGAAGAACGGCGTGAAAACCCCGGTGCATTTGTTCCTGCGCGGCAAGGACATCCAGTTCGCCTACGACACCGGCGGCACCACCCAGCGCTTCCACCTGCGTCTGGGCGATGGAAAATACGACCTCTTCGATGTCGGCGCGGATGGCAAGACGACCGTCTTCCCGGCCGCGAAGCTGACCAGCCCCATTGCCGGGACGGACCTGACCTACGAGGATCTGTCGTTCCAATTTTTTTATTGGCCGAATCCCAAGCTGGAGGACATCGAGAGCGTCGGCGGGCAGGATTGCTACAAGATCCGCCTGAACAAACCCGCGGGCAGTGGCGGCCGCTATGCCGTGGTGTATGTCTGGGTCCACACCAAGCAAGGGGCTTTCATGCGTGTCCGTGGTTTCGACAAGAGCGGTGCCATGTTGAAGGAATTCCAGGTCGATGAGATCATGAATGTCGGCAATGGAGTTTATACGTTGAAGAAGATGACCGTCTCCAGCATGGCGGGTGACCGCCGCACCGGCGTCACCACGCTGCTCTTCGACAAGCCCCAGGATGCGGGCGGACCGAAGGGCTTGCGCTGA
- the hisA gene encoding phosphoribosylformimino-5-aminoimidazole carboxamide ribotide isomerase — protein sequence MTRFRPCIDLHDGKVKQIVGGTLRDGGAGPTENFVSEKPSGWFAESFRQNHLTGGHIIKLGPGNDEAAREALTAWPGGMQLGGGIHADNAAEWIKAGASHVIVTSVLFDKEGRFLPEQLAALVKAVGKDRLVIDLSCRRTERGWTVAMNRWQTLTDLDVTVETLDRLAPYCDEFLIHAADVEGLCRGIDGGLVEFLGNWGEIPVTYAGGAASFADVAKVDALGQGKVDVTVGSALDLFGGKGVRYADLIAWNRR from the coding sequence GTGACGCGATTCCGCCCCTGCATCGACCTTCATGACGGGAAGGTGAAACAGATCGTCGGCGGCACGCTGCGCGATGGCGGAGCCGGACCAACGGAGAACTTCGTTTCCGAAAAGCCGTCCGGCTGGTTCGCGGAATCATTCCGCCAGAATCATCTCACCGGCGGTCACATCATCAAGCTCGGCCCGGGCAATGACGAGGCCGCCCGCGAAGCGCTGACCGCATGGCCGGGCGGCATGCAGCTTGGCGGCGGCATCCACGCGGACAATGCCGCGGAGTGGATCAAGGCCGGGGCGAGCCATGTGATTGTCACCTCGGTGCTCTTTGACAAGGAAGGACGCTTCCTGCCGGAACAGCTCGCTGCTTTGGTAAAAGCCGTGGGTAAGGACCGGCTGGTGATCGACCTTTCCTGCCGCCGCACCGAACGCGGATGGACCGTGGCGATGAACCGCTGGCAGACGCTTACGGATCTGGATGTGACGGTGGAGACGTTGGATCGTCTGGCACCCTATTGCGATGAGTTCCTGATCCACGCCGCGGATGTGGAAGGCCTCTGCCGCGGCATTGATGGCGGGTTGGTCGAGTTTCTCGGCAATTGGGGTGAAATCCCGGTCACCTACGCCGGTGGCGCCGCCAGCTTCGCGGACGTCGCGAAGGTGGACGCGCTCGGCCAAGGCAAGGTGGATGTCACCGTCGGCAGCGCGCTGGATCTATTCGGAGGCAAGGGCGTGCGCTACGCGGATCTGATCGCGTGGAACCGGAGGTGA
- a CDS encoding alpha-L-fucosidase: MSFLSRVLPALALMASAWAASPPAPFGAVPAGRQVEWQRMEYYAFVHFGLNTWTDREWGYGDEDPKLFNPSSFDARVIVRQFKEAGMTGVVLTAKHHDGFCLWPTKTTDRNISKSAWQGGKGDLVRDFAQACKAEGMKFGVYVSPWDRSQPEYGREGYVKVFHEQIREVLGNYGPVFEIWFDGANGGDGWYGGAKETRKIPPNYYDFPKIVEMVRRLQPQCVVWGGGESGDARWGGSEQGHVGYPHWATLDSKRGGSGAIGFAHGDRWVPAEGDTSIRHGWFWHQREDSQVKSPDKLLQVWFDCVGRGANLILNVPPNRTGQLSAPDIASLNGFRELREIMLSKDFARGAKAAASFRGSDAKFAPGNLTDGNIDSYWTVDDGNNAPSVEIRFAAPATFDVIRLREQIRLGQRVEGFALDAWQGDDWKEIHKGSTIGNQVLARLSSSCTTDRLRLRITASPAVPCISELAVFRAPVMMVAPSITRDAAGKLSISVQGAGTIRYTTDGSDPSAASTEYREPVVFPSGGTVKARIVAGDKLGPIATRALGMVKTGWKVVSATAGDARNAMDENPKTLWQTHPTSGELPPPQGFVIDLGAEVRIAGFSYLPRQDGIAHGMTDRYRFEVSRDGQTWSLAAEGEFSNIKANPIEQIVPLQAPVSARYFRFTGLHAVEKNHVTAAEVGVIAAP, encoded by the coding sequence ATGTCCTTCCTATCCCGTGTGTTGCCCGCGTTAGCCTTGATGGCCTCCGCTTGGGCTGCCTCGCCTCCGGCCCCCTTTGGAGCGGTGCCTGCCGGACGCCAGGTGGAGTGGCAGCGGATGGAATACTATGCTTTCGTCCATTTCGGGCTGAATACGTGGACCGATCGCGAGTGGGGATATGGCGATGAGGATCCGAAGTTGTTCAATCCCTCATCCTTCGACGCCCGGGTGATCGTCCGGCAGTTCAAGGAGGCGGGCATGACCGGCGTGGTCCTGACCGCGAAACACCACGACGGCTTCTGCCTGTGGCCGACCAAGACGACGGATCGCAACATTTCGAAAAGCGCCTGGCAGGGTGGGAAGGGCGATCTGGTCCGGGACTTTGCCCAGGCGTGCAAGGCGGAGGGGATGAAGTTCGGCGTCTATGTTTCGCCCTGGGACCGCAGCCAGCCGGAATACGGCCGCGAGGGCTACGTGAAGGTATTTCACGAGCAGATCCGCGAGGTGCTCGGCAACTATGGGCCGGTGTTCGAGATCTGGTTCGATGGCGCGAACGGCGGCGACGGCTGGTATGGCGGTGCGAAGGAAACGCGCAAGATTCCGCCGAACTACTATGACTTTCCGAAAATCGTCGAAATGGTCCGCAGGCTTCAGCCGCAGTGCGTGGTGTGGGGCGGAGGTGAATCCGGCGATGCCCGCTGGGGTGGCTCGGAGCAGGGGCATGTGGGTTACCCGCACTGGGCCACGCTGGACAGCAAGCGCGGTGGCAGTGGCGCGATCGGCTTCGCCCACGGTGACCGCTGGGTGCCCGCGGAAGGAGACACCTCCATCCGGCACGGCTGGTTCTGGCACCAGCGGGAGGATTCGCAGGTGAAGAGCCCGGACAAACTCCTCCAGGTGTGGTTTGATTGCGTCGGACGTGGCGCGAATCTCATCCTCAATGTCCCGCCGAACCGCACGGGACAACTCAGCGCGCCGGACATCGCGTCTCTGAACGGATTCCGGGAGTTGCGCGAAATAATGCTCTCCAAGGATTTCGCCCGCGGTGCAAAGGCCGCCGCCTCCTTCCGCGGCAGTGATGCGAAGTTCGCGCCCGGCAACCTCACCGATGGCAACATCGACAGCTATTGGACCGTGGACGATGGCAACAACGCGCCGTCCGTGGAGATCCGTTTCGCCGCTCCAGCGACTTTCGACGTGATCCGCCTGCGCGAGCAAATCCGCCTCGGCCAACGCGTGGAGGGCTTCGCTCTCGATGCCTGGCAGGGCGATGATTGGAAGGAAATCCACAAGGGCTCGACCATCGGCAACCAGGTGCTCGCACGTCTTTCCTCAAGCTGCACCACCGACCGGCTGCGTCTCCGCATCACGGCTTCCCCCGCGGTGCCGTGCATCAGCGAACTGGCCGTGTTCCGGGCTCCGGTGATGATGGTCGCTCCGTCGATCACGCGTGATGCGGCGGGAAAACTCTCCATCAGCGTTCAAGGCGCGGGCACGATCCGCTACACCACGGACGGCTCCGATCCCTCTGCGGCTTCGACCGAATACCGGGAGCCGGTCGTGTTTCCGTCTGGTGGCACGGTGAAGGCCCGCATCGTGGCGGGGGATAAACTCGGCCCGATCGCCACCCGTGCGCTTGGCATGGTCAAGACGGGTTGGAAAGTGGTTTCGGCGACGGCGGGTGATGCGAGGAACGCGATGGACGAAAATCCGAAGACGCTATGGCAGACGCATCCGACCTCCGGAGAGTTGCCACCGCCACAGGGGTTCGTGATCGACCTCGGAGCCGAGGTGAGGATCGCCGGCTTCAGCTATCTGCCGAGACAGGATGGCATCGCGCACGGCATGACGGACCGCTATCGTTTCGAGGTCAGTCGTGATGGTCAGACGTGGTCGCTGGCGGCGGAAGGGGAATTTTCCAACATCAAGGCGAACCCGATCGAGCAGATCGTGCCGCTGCAAGCGCCTGTGTCCGCCCGCTACTTCCGTTTCACCGGCCTGCATGCGGTAGAGAAGAACCACGTCACCGCCGCCGAGGTCGGGGTGATCGCTGCACCGTAA
- a CDS encoding thiamine pyrophosphate-dependent dehydrogenase E1 component subunit alpha → MPELDVQPFTEGAVLNRDYIRAAFRSMLRARLLENKLSSLYKAGKIVGGVYLGRGQEAVSACLGAALIQGKDFFAPLIRDQAGRDAFGEPMIDCTRTYLGSVLGPMRGRDGNIHRGRPSLGMPAMISHLGAQVPLIAGMLFAKRLKGELAGVVGATCIGDGATSTGAFHEGVNLAAMEKLPMVVVVANNGFAYSTPNDRQFACRDLVERARGYGIAGHAVDGTDLLACASVIGNAVARAREGHGPQMVVAQLLRLSGHGEHDDGSYVPDTMKAGHYGRDCIEVAMRQLVEHGFATVDELFAWQDETAEEVQRSVAQAQQEPLPDPYTDDWRALSTRLS, encoded by the coding sequence GTGCCTGAACTGGACGTGCAACCATTTACCGAAGGAGCGGTTTTGAACCGGGATTATATCCGGGCGGCCTTCCGATCGATGCTACGGGCGCGTCTTCTGGAGAACAAACTCTCCAGTCTCTACAAGGCAGGCAAGATCGTCGGCGGAGTCTATCTCGGGCGAGGCCAGGAGGCGGTCAGCGCCTGCCTCGGCGCGGCCCTGATCCAAGGGAAGGATTTCTTCGCCCCACTGATCCGCGACCAAGCCGGTCGCGACGCCTTCGGCGAACCGATGATTGACTGCACCCGCACCTATCTGGGCTCCGTGCTCGGGCCGATGCGCGGCCGGGATGGCAACATCCACCGCGGCCGCCCCTCGCTGGGAATGCCGGCGATGATCTCCCATCTCGGCGCGCAGGTGCCGCTGATCGCGGGCATGCTTTTCGCCAAACGCCTGAAGGGCGAGCTGGCCGGCGTGGTCGGCGCGACCTGCATCGGTGATGGCGCGACTTCCACCGGCGCCTTCCACGAGGGCGTGAACCTCGCCGCCATGGAAAAACTTCCGATGGTCGTCGTGGTGGCGAACAACGGCTTCGCCTACTCGACCCCGAACGACCGCCAGTTCGCCTGCCGCGATCTGGTCGAGCGCGCCCGCGGCTACGGCATCGCCGGACACGCCGTGGATGGCACCGACCTGCTGGCCTGCGCCTCCGTCATCGGCAATGCGGTGGCACGCGCCCGCGAGGGCCACGGCCCGCAGATGGTGGTGGCCCAACTGCTGCGCCTCTCCGGCCACGGCGAGCACGACGATGGCTCCTACGTCCCCGATACGATGAAGGCCGGTCACTACGGCCGCGATTGCATCGAGGTGGCCATGCGCCAGCTTGTCGAGCACGGCTTCGCCACCGTGGATGAACTTTTCGCCTGGCAGGACGAGACCGCGGAAGAGGTCCAGCGCAGCGTCGCCCAGGCACAACAGGAGCCGCTACCCGATCCCTACACGGACGATTGGCGCGCCCTTTCCACCCGACTTTCCTAA
- a CDS encoding alpha-ketoacid dehydrogenase subunit beta → MSVTYIDAIREAQAKLLREDPRVFLYGQDIATFGGAFKATKGLAQEFPNRVFDAPISEDAMLGLAVGTAIEGMRPIIEMQFADFSSIAFNQIVNQAATHYYRTGVPVPLTVRLPSGGTPGSGPFHSQSMESIYAHYPGLIVVTPATVSDAYHMLLDSVALDDPVIYCEHKFLYRWLKAKSINGDHLPIGQARIVRPGKHATVVTYSAMVHEAVRAAERLHEDGWEIEVVDLRSVKPLDMDTVLASVARTGRLLAVGEAFPWGGVTAEVVARTVSEGFHLLDAPPQRLNSRDTPVPYHPKLWAAHRPTPESIGEALRRLLSF, encoded by the coding sequence GTGAGTGTCACCTACATCGACGCGATCCGCGAGGCGCAGGCAAAGCTGCTGCGCGAGGACCCGCGTGTCTTCCTCTACGGCCAGGACATCGCCACCTTCGGCGGAGCCTTCAAGGCCACCAAGGGCTTGGCGCAGGAGTTCCCGAACCGCGTGTTCGATGCTCCGATCTCCGAGGACGCCATGCTCGGCCTGGCGGTTGGCACGGCCATCGAAGGCATGCGCCCGATCATTGAAATGCAGTTCGCCGACTTCTCGTCGATCGCGTTCAACCAGATCGTCAACCAGGCCGCGACGCACTACTACCGCACCGGTGTTCCCGTCCCTCTCACCGTGCGCCTGCCCTCCGGCGGCACACCCGGTTCCGGCCCCTTCCACAGCCAGAGCATGGAATCGATCTACGCCCACTACCCCGGGCTGATCGTGGTGACTCCCGCCACCGTCTCCGATGCCTACCACATGCTGCTCGACAGCGTGGCGCTCGATGACCCGGTGATCTACTGCGAGCACAAGTTCCTCTACCGCTGGCTCAAGGCGAAGTCGATCAACGGCGACCACCTGCCCATCGGTCAGGCCCGCATCGTCCGCCCCGGCAAGCACGCCACCGTCGTGACCTACTCCGCCATGGTCCATGAGGCCGTGCGCGCCGCCGAGCGCCTGCACGAGGACGGCTGGGAAATCGAAGTCGTGGACCTGCGCTCGGTGAAGCCGCTGGACATGGACACCGTGCTGGCCTCCGTGGCCCGCACCGGCCGCCTGCTCGCCGTGGGTGAGGCGTTCCCATGGGGTGGCGTCACCGCCGAAGTGGTAGCCCGCACCGTGAGCGAGGGCTTCCACCTTCTCGACGCACCGCCGCAGCGTCTGAACTCCCGCGACACGCCGGTCCCCTATCATCCGAAACTGTGGGCGGCCCACCGCCCCACCCCCGAATCGATCGGCGAAGCCCTGCGCCGCCTCCTTTCCTTCTAA
- a CDS encoding dihydrolipoamide acetyltransferase family protein codes for MPFVPILMPQLGESIAEATIVRLDVAVGDTVRTDQEIIEVETNKAVMGVTTLCDGIVSELRAQEGVSYSVGTVLGMLEVTAEEVTRTGVETLEMMEAKLSVNPPPGSQQAEENLHFGNQDDSYEEAPAVVPSVKGLPVPTGTMGAHYISPRMRARMDDLGLREADISAIVGTGSGGRVTVNDLERFIDYIETWPSSQASPMRLAVADAMRRSWTRPLATVGLPVRLDRVLDHRRNSNPKPGLTLYLLRAFAKALSEDPASAGFLMGGKVVHPRAFDIGVAVQVEDGVVVPVMRKVDQKPLRDLVREYDDLVDRGRRRRLTEEDTKGGIATVTNFGTFGLTWATPIPLPNETLILGIGAGVKKPVWSTEVETFLPATEADLVLTFDHRVVDGGGAGLLLKRVGELLQKPEEL; via the coding sequence ATGCCGTTTGTTCCGATCCTCATGCCCCAGCTCGGCGAATCCATCGCCGAGGCCACCATCGTCCGGCTGGATGTCGCGGTGGGCGATACGGTGCGCACCGACCAGGAGATCATCGAGGTCGAGACGAACAAGGCGGTGATGGGTGTCACCACGCTCTGCGATGGCATCGTCTCCGAACTCCGCGCCCAGGAAGGCGTCTCTTATTCAGTCGGCACCGTGCTCGGCATGTTGGAGGTGACGGCGGAAGAAGTCACCCGCACCGGCGTGGAGACGCTGGAGATGATGGAGGCGAAACTCAGCGTCAATCCACCACCCGGCAGCCAGCAGGCGGAGGAGAACCTTCATTTCGGCAATCAGGACGACAGTTACGAGGAAGCTCCCGCCGTGGTGCCCAGCGTCAAGGGCCTGCCCGTGCCCACCGGCACGATGGGCGCCCACTACATTTCGCCGCGGATGCGCGCGCGGATGGATGACCTCGGCCTGCGTGAAGCGGACATCTCCGCCATCGTCGGCACCGGTTCCGGCGGCCGCGTGACGGTGAACGACCTCGAGCGTTTCATCGACTACATCGAAACCTGGCCCAGCAGCCAGGCCTCCCCGATGCGTCTCGCCGTGGCGGATGCCATGCGCCGCAGTTGGACCCGTCCGCTGGCCACCGTCGGCCTGCCGGTCCGCCTCGACCGCGTGCTGGATCACCGCCGCAACAGCAATCCGAAGCCCGGTCTCACGCTCTATCTCCTCCGTGCCTTCGCCAAGGCTCTCTCCGAAGACCCAGCCAGCGCGGGCTTCCTGATGGGCGGCAAGGTCGTGCATCCCCGCGCCTTCGACATCGGCGTGGCCGTTCAGGTCGAGGATGGCGTGGTGGTGCCGGTCATGCGCAAGGTGGACCAGAAGCCACTGCGCGATCTCGTGCGCGAGTATGATGATCTCGTGGACCGCGGCCGCCGCCGCCGCCTCACGGAGGAAGATACCAAAGGAGGCATCGCCACCGTGACCAACTTCGGCACCTTCGGTCTGACTTGGGCCACGCCGATCCCGCTGCCGAATGAAACGCTCATCCTCGGCATCGGTGCGGGCGTGAAGAAACCGGTGTGGAGCACCGAAGTGGAAACGTTCCTGCCTGCAACGGAGGCGGACCTCGTTCTCACCTTCGACCACCGCGTGGTCGATGGCGGCGGCGCGGGCCTGCTTCTCAAGCGCGTGGGCGAACTACTACAGAAGCCGGAGGAACTCTGA
- a CDS encoding redox-sensing transcriptional repressor Rex, which produces MDKVDIPKKAIYRLSIYYRCLQRLKENGVETVSSTALARAAGVKPSQLRKDLAYFGQFGTRGLGYPVELLATTIRETLGRERLQPVVLIGAGNLGSALLRYQGFQKEGFEVVAAFDSAPDAARARGINVPVYPDTDLDEFLAKNGIKLAILCIPVEFAQATANRLVAAGVQGILNFSPILLEVPADVTVNNVDLALELEHLSYFIR; this is translated from the coding sequence GTGGATAAGGTGGATATTCCCAAGAAAGCCATTTACCGGCTTTCCATCTATTACCGCTGCCTGCAGCGGCTGAAGGAAAACGGCGTGGAAACAGTCAGTTCCACGGCGCTGGCACGTGCCGCGGGCGTGAAGCCCTCCCAACTCCGCAAGGATCTGGCCTATTTCGGCCAGTTCGGCACCCGCGGCCTCGGCTATCCGGTGGAACTGCTGGCGACCACCATCCGCGAGACTCTCGGCCGCGAACGGCTCCAGCCGGTGGTCCTCATCGGTGCGGGTAATCTCGGCTCGGCGCTGCTGCGCTACCAGGGCTTCCAAAAGGAAGGCTTCGAGGTCGTGGCCGCCTTCGATTCCGCCCCGGATGCGGCGCGGGCCCGCGGCATCAACGTGCCGGTCTATCCGGACACCGATCTCGACGAATTCCTCGCGAAAAACGGGATCAAGCTTGCGATTCTCTGCATCCCGGTCGAATTCGCGCAAGCCACCGCCAACCGCCTCGTCGCCGCCGGCGTGCAGGGCATTCTCAATTTCTCGCCGATCCTCCTGGAGGTGCCGGCGGACGTCACCGTGAACAATGTCGACCTCGCCCTCGAACTCGAACACCTCAGCTACTTCATCCGCTGA
- the aroB gene encoding 3-dehydroquinate synthase, whose product MPTVHVDLAERSYDVVVEPGALAKAGELLGAIGFGKKVAIVSDATVAKFHGEPLKASLAAAGFQTTLHTVPSGEPSKSLSQAEELCRSMIRAGHDRKSSIIALGGGVIGDLSGFVAAIFYRGVPFAQIPTTIVSHVDSSVGGKTGVNVAEGKNLVGAFHQPKLVIVDPELLRTLPAREFLEGFAEVIKHAAIRDAAMLDELAGLDPDSRDVPADLIARNIAIKARIVEADEQELTGERALLNFGHTIGHGIEAAVPYGEMLHGEAISLGLRAALHISVKRAGLAPADAARILGLLKRFCLPVVLSPEITTETVLEKLGRDKKFESGKVRFVVLDRPGSARLSDEVTPEDLREAIEHLRTQP is encoded by the coding sequence ATGCCGACGGTGCATGTGGATTTGGCGGAACGCTCCTACGACGTGGTCGTGGAGCCGGGGGCTTTGGCGAAAGCAGGTGAACTGCTCGGCGCGATCGGTTTTGGCAAAAAGGTCGCCATCGTGAGCGATGCGACGGTGGCCAAATTTCATGGCGAACCGCTGAAGGCCTCGCTCGCCGCGGCGGGCTTCCAGACCACACTTCACACCGTCCCCTCCGGCGAACCGTCGAAGTCGCTCTCCCAGGCCGAGGAACTCTGCCGCTCGATGATCCGGGCCGGCCATGACCGGAAGTCCTCCATCATCGCGCTCGGCGGCGGAGTCATTGGCGACCTCTCCGGATTCGTGGCCGCCATTTTCTATCGCGGTGTTCCTTTCGCCCAGATCCCGACCACCATCGTCTCGCACGTGGATTCCTCCGTGGGCGGCAAGACCGGCGTGAACGTGGCCGAGGGCAAGAACCTCGTCGGTGCGTTCCACCAGCCGAAGCTGGTGATCGTCGATCCGGAACTGCTGCGCACCCTGCCCGCACGCGAGTTCCTCGAAGGCTTCGCCGAAGTCATCAAGCACGCCGCCATCCGTGATGCCGCGATGCTGGATGAACTCGCCGGACTCGATCCGGACTCCCGCGACGTGCCCGCCGACCTCATCGCCCGCAATATCGCCATCAAGGCCCGCATCGTGGAAGCGGATGAGCAGGAACTTACCGGAGAGCGCGCGTTGCTGAACTTCGGCCACACCATCGGCCACGGCATCGAGGCGGCCGTCCCCTACGGGGAGATGCTGCATGGCGAGGCAATCTCACTGGGCCTGCGTGCCGCCCTCCACATTTCGGTGAAACGTGCGGGACTCGCTCCGGCGGACGCCGCCCGCATCCTGGGGCTGCTGAAGCGGTTCTGCCTGCCGGTGGTCCTGTCCCCGGAAATTACGACGGAAACAGTCCTTGAAAAGTTGGGACGCGACAAGAAGTTCGAGAGCGGCAAGGTCCGCTTCGTGGTGCTGGACCGGCCCGGATCGGCGCGGTTGAGCGACGAAGTCACCCCGGAGGACCTCCGCGAAGCGATCGAACATCTGCGCACCCAGCCATGA
- a CDS encoding MBL fold metallo-hydrolase, whose translation MNLGLYTGGFVQTNGYLIEAPRGHILVDAPAGVVAWMNQKGIHPTDVLLTHQHYDHVEDVAALHRLGTRIHAFADYSPELTLEAHARQWGLPIRIEPYEVNHLLTVGEPLKINGFDIQLAHVPGHSPDSVTFFFPEEGVLFSGDTLFARSVGRFDLPGGDGELLLEGIASKLLTLPSDTRVFPGHGPSTTIGKELKGNPYL comes from the coding sequence ATGAATCTCGGCCTTTACACCGGCGGTTTCGTCCAAACCAACGGCTACCTGATCGAAGCCCCCCGCGGTCACATTCTCGTCGATGCCCCGGCCGGGGTGGTCGCGTGGATGAACCAGAAGGGCATCCACCCCACCGATGTTCTGCTCACGCATCAGCACTACGATCATGTCGAGGACGTGGCCGCCCTGCACCGCTTGGGGACCCGCATCCATGCCTTCGCGGACTACTCCCCGGAGCTCACCCTGGAAGCCCACGCCCGGCAATGGGGCTTGCCCATTCGGATCGAACCCTACGAGGTGAACCACCTGCTCACGGTCGGTGAACCACTCAAGATCAACGGATTCGACATCCAGCTCGCCCACGTCCCCGGCCATTCCCCGGATAGCGTGACATTTTTCTTCCCGGAGGAAGGCGTGCTGTTTTCCGGAGACACCCTGTTCGCCCGCAGCGTGGGACGCTTCGACCTGCCCGGCGGCGATGGCGAGCTCTTGCTCGAAGGAATCGCGTCCAAGCTTCTGACTCTGCCCTCCGACACCCGCGTGTTCCCGGGCCACGGTCCGTCCACGACGATCGGAAAGGAACTCAAGGGCAATCCGTATCTCTGA
- a CDS encoding prenyltransferase/squalene oxidase repeat-containing protein → MRFLVPFLLILSATLRGQDLPRRTDDTIPAQVESMYVRGLQYLGKSQNAQGSWTDSVGGEPAVVGLCVLAFLAHGEDPNVGPNAPFIRKGIDYVLSQQNSGNGYIGNSMYNHGFSTLCLAEAYGMVDNPKIAPALKKAVELILNAQKRNTRFNAWRYTPDSKDADTTVSGCQIVALLAARNAGVGVPDDAINKGLAYLAKNRDSEGGYGYTSMGGSKPTLTAIGSLCLSLAKSKDSKEYKNSLEYLKKNLDYRDRYYPYYYEYYMSQALFHADEAVWRDWNARNIRYMATLQNRDGSWPGAQGGSFSTAGALLSLALNYRFLPIYEK, encoded by the coding sequence ATGAGATTTCTCGTTCCATTCCTGCTGATCCTGTCCGCCACCCTCCGTGGCCAGGACCTGCCGCGGCGCACCGATGACACGATCCCGGCACAGGTGGAGTCCATGTATGTACGAGGTCTCCAGTATTTGGGAAAAAGCCAGAACGCCCAGGGCTCGTGGACGGACTCGGTGGGCGGCGAGCCGGCGGTGGTCGGGCTTTGCGTGCTGGCCTTCCTTGCCCACGGTGAGGACCCGAACGTGGGACCGAACGCACCGTTCATCCGCAAGGGCATCGACTACGTCCTGTCCCAGCAGAACTCGGGCAACGGCTATATCGGCAACAGCATGTACAATCACGGATTCTCCACGCTCTGCCTGGCGGAAGCCTACGGCATGGTGGACAATCCGAAAATCGCTCCCGCGCTGAAGAAAGCCGTCGAACTCATCCTCAACGCCCAGAAGCGGAACACCCGCTTCAACGCCTGGCGCTACACGCCGGACAGCAAGGACGCGGACACCACCGTTTCCGGCTGCCAGATCGTGGCTCTCCTCGCCGCGCGCAACGCGGGAGTAGGCGTGCCGGATGACGCGATCAACAAGGGCCTGGCCTACCTGGCCAAGAACCGCGACAGCGAGGGCGGCTACGGCTACACCTCCATGGGTGGCAGCAAGCCGACCCTCACCGCGATCGGTTCGCTCTGCCTCTCGCTGGCAAAGAGCAAGGACAGCAAGGAATACAAGAACAGCCTCGAGTATCTGAAGAAGAACCTCGACTACCGCGACCGCTACTATCCTTACTACTACGAATACTATATGTCGCAGGCCCTCTTCCATGCCGACGAAGCCGTCTGGCGCGACTGGAACGCCCGCAACATCCGCTACATGGCCACCCTCCAGAACCGTGACGGCTCCTGGCCCGGTGCCCAGGGAGGATCGTTCAGCACCGCGGGCGCGCTGCTTTCGCTGGCGCTGAACTACCGCTTCCTGCCCATCTACGAAAAATGA